A single window of Mycolicibacterium madagascariense DNA harbors:
- a CDS encoding alpha/beta hydrolase has protein sequence MFGLPLSPPTVPPPTPTPAPQLPPPDFHQFSSGVSLLGGWFPLTVEIVTVVAVVAVVGWRTKRWRLLWVPVSVGLAVLGALGARLYTDTQGLASDPAPVTLWIWVGVFVGAVAVAVLGWRATGWRRRTLSVLAIPLSFFMALLALNQWVGYYPTLQAAWGGLTAGPLPGQVDVADLPGLRAEKPTTGKFVEVEIPDTASGFKHRNEYVWLPPAWFAGNTPPRLPVVMMIGGEFNTPADWMRSGNVTPTIDGYAKAHGGQAPIFVFVDSGGSFNNDTECVNGPRGNAADHLTKDVRPYVVSEFGSSADPANWAVVGWSMGGTCAVDLTVTHPELFHVFEDIAGDHGPISGTKQQTIDRLFGGDAAQWAAYDPMTVMAKHGPYVGVSGWFEDTPPVSDEQMKKLLPSGGFHPPPQPANALGFGGHDEWKNGAEDQVGAAQDLCNAGLKVGISCTVHTVATFHTWQFAAYAFSEALPWVAGQITAPAAPQ, from the coding sequence GTGTTCGGGCTGCCGCTGAGTCCTCCGACGGTTCCGCCGCCGACGCCGACGCCCGCGCCACAACTGCCGCCGCCGGACTTCCATCAGTTCAGCAGCGGCGTGTCGCTACTCGGCGGGTGGTTTCCACTCACCGTGGAGATCGTCACCGTGGTTGCGGTCGTGGCCGTCGTGGGCTGGCGCACCAAGCGGTGGCGCCTGCTCTGGGTGCCGGTCAGCGTGGGGTTGGCCGTGCTCGGTGCGCTCGGGGCCCGGCTCTACACCGACACTCAGGGGCTGGCGTCCGACCCGGCGCCGGTGACGCTGTGGATCTGGGTCGGCGTCTTCGTGGGCGCGGTCGCCGTGGCGGTACTGGGCTGGCGAGCCACCGGATGGCGCAGGCGCACCCTGTCGGTACTGGCCATACCCCTGTCGTTCTTCATGGCGCTGCTGGCCCTGAACCAGTGGGTCGGCTACTACCCGACCCTGCAGGCAGCGTGGGGCGGTTTGACGGCGGGTCCGCTGCCCGGCCAGGTCGACGTCGCCGACCTACCCGGCCTGCGGGCCGAAAAGCCAACGACGGGCAAGTTCGTCGAAGTCGAGATCCCGGACACCGCAAGCGGTTTCAAGCACCGCAACGAATACGTGTGGCTGCCGCCGGCGTGGTTCGCCGGCAACACCCCGCCGCGTCTGCCCGTGGTGATGATGATCGGCGGTGAGTTCAACACCCCGGCGGACTGGATGCGCAGCGGCAACGTGACGCCCACCATCGACGGCTACGCCAAGGCCCACGGCGGCCAGGCGCCGATCTTCGTCTTCGTCGACTCCGGCGGCAGCTTCAACAACGACACCGAATGCGTCAACGGACCCCGCGGCAACGCGGCCGACCACCTCACCAAAGACGTTCGGCCGTACGTGGTCTCGGAGTTCGGGAGCTCGGCCGATCCGGCCAACTGGGCCGTCGTGGGATGGTCCATGGGCGGCACCTGCGCGGTGGATCTCACCGTCACCCACCCCGAGCTGTTCCACGTCTTCGAGGACATCGCCGGTGACCACGGGCCGATCTCGGGGACCAAGCAGCAGACCATCGACCGTCTCTTCGGTGGCGACGCCGCACAGTGGGCCGCCTACGATCCGATGACGGTGATGGCCAAGCACGGCCCCTACGTCGGCGTCTCGGGATGGTTCGAGGACACCCCGCCGGTCTCCGACGAGCAGATGAAGAAGCTGCTGCCCTCCGGCGGCTTCCACCCCCCGCCCCAGCCGGCGAACGCGCTGGGATTCGGCGGCCACGACGAGTGGAAGAACGGCGCCGAGGACCAGGTCGGCGCGGCGCAGGACCTGTGCAACGCGGGCCTCAAGGTCGGCATCTCCTGCACGGTCCACACCGTCGCCACGTTCCACACGTGGCAGTTCGCCGCATATGCGTTCTCCGAGGCGCTGCCGTGGGTGGCCGGGCAGATCACCGCTCCCGCCGCGCCGCAGTGA
- a CDS encoding hemolysin family protein yields MSSPWVVLAVTIGLIAASAFFVAVEFALIAARRSRLEDAAPHSRSARAALRSASELSVLLAGSQLGITVCTLALGAVTKPAVHHWLTPAFTGWGAPPWLADVAGFVLALLVVTFVHLVVGEMAPKSWAIAHPERSATILAIPMRAFMFLARPVVGQLNRWANWCLRRVGVTPVDQVGTGQNPQALRALVEHSATVGTLEERYRGHLASALELEALTVADVVRPDARPSSVPGAATCGEIREAGKRTGHLRLLVRDGGGVHGVVHVRDSLTAAPGSTAADLARPAPSLDASIPVYEALATMRERRSHLCTVTRDGDVVGVITLTDVLQRLLRSGRPG; encoded by the coding sequence ATGAGTAGCCCGTGGGTCGTGCTCGCCGTGACCATCGGATTGATCGCGGCCAGCGCGTTCTTCGTCGCCGTCGAGTTCGCGCTGATCGCCGCCCGTCGGTCACGGCTGGAAGACGCTGCGCCGCACAGCCGTTCGGCCAGAGCGGCGTTGCGCAGCGCGTCGGAACTGTCGGTCCTGCTGGCGGGTTCGCAGCTCGGCATCACCGTCTGCACCCTGGCCCTCGGCGCGGTGACGAAGCCGGCCGTCCACCACTGGCTCACCCCGGCCTTCACCGGGTGGGGCGCGCCACCGTGGCTGGCCGACGTCGCGGGTTTCGTGCTGGCGCTGCTCGTCGTCACCTTCGTCCACCTGGTCGTCGGCGAGATGGCCCCCAAGTCCTGGGCGATCGCGCACCCCGAGAGATCGGCGACGATACTCGCAATTCCCATGCGCGCCTTCATGTTCCTCGCGCGACCGGTCGTCGGCCAGCTCAACCGGTGGGCCAACTGGTGCCTGCGCAGGGTGGGCGTCACGCCCGTCGACCAGGTGGGCACGGGCCAGAATCCGCAGGCCCTACGGGCGCTGGTCGAGCACTCCGCCACCGTCGGCACCCTCGAGGAGCGCTACCGCGGACACCTCGCCAGCGCACTGGAACTCGAGGCGCTGACCGTGGCGGACGTCGTGCGGCCCGACGCGCGGCCGAGCAGCGTGCCCGGGGCGGCCACCTGCGGCGAGATTCGCGAGGCGGGCAAGCGCACCGGTCACCTCCGACTGCTGGTGCGCGACGGCGGCGGCGTCCACGGGGTCGTGCACGTGCGGGACAGCCTGACCGCCGCGCCAGGCAGCACGGCCGCCGATCTGGCACGGCCCGCGCCGTCCCTCGACGCGTCGATTCCGGTCTACGAGGCGTTGGCGACGATGCGGGAACGGCGCAGCCATCTGTGCACCGTCACCCGCGACGGCGACGTCGTCGGGGTGATCACCCTCACCGACGTGCTGCAGCGGCTGCTGCGGTCGGGTCGGCCCGGGTGA
- a CDS encoding hemolysin family protein, which produces MATALSIALGVVVVVAITALTGYFVAQEFAYMAVDRSRLTARAEAGDAAAARALTITRRTSFMLSGAQLGITVTGLLVGYVAEPLIGDGLGEVLGGVGMAPAVGVAVGAVVAVLFSTVVQMVAGELVPKNLAIARPELLATSLSRSTTIYLTLFGWLIALFDAASNLLLRALRIEPVHDVEHSATARDLEHIVAESRDTGELPPELSTLLDRVLDFPTRTAEHAMIPRARVDAVTAAEPAAEVLAKMAVGHTRYPVTGTSPDDVVGVVHLHDLLGAAPTVTAGALCRPAVIVATTQPLPGVLEALTDAGQEMALVIDEYGGFAGILTVEDMAEELVGEIADEHDAELDGGGITPLGDGWSIRGDVHLDEVARTLGLDLPEGDYETLAGLVIATFGTLPAVGDRVAVPLQRAAADLVHGTTAVDRTLLAEVTSVEHYVPASVLVRLRTPADAKADDE; this is translated from the coding sequence GTGGCTACGGCGCTGAGCATCGCCCTCGGGGTCGTCGTCGTGGTCGCGATCACGGCCCTCACGGGGTACTTCGTCGCCCAGGAATTCGCCTACATGGCCGTGGACCGATCGCGGCTGACGGCCCGCGCCGAGGCCGGTGACGCCGCCGCGGCACGCGCGCTGACGATCACCCGCCGCACCTCGTTCATGCTGTCGGGCGCGCAACTGGGCATCACGGTGACCGGTCTGCTCGTCGGCTACGTCGCCGAACCGTTGATCGGCGACGGCCTCGGGGAGGTGCTCGGCGGCGTCGGCATGGCGCCCGCGGTCGGCGTCGCCGTCGGTGCGGTCGTCGCCGTCCTGTTCTCCACCGTCGTGCAGATGGTCGCGGGGGAGTTGGTGCCCAAGAACCTGGCGATCGCCAGGCCCGAACTGCTCGCCACGTCGCTGTCGAGGTCCACCACGATCTACCTGACGCTGTTCGGCTGGCTCATCGCGCTGTTCGACGCGGCCTCGAACCTCCTGCTGCGCGCCCTGCGGATCGAGCCGGTCCACGACGTCGAGCACTCGGCCACCGCCCGCGACCTCGAGCACATCGTCGCCGAATCCCGTGACACCGGCGAATTGCCGCCCGAATTGTCGACGCTGCTCGACCGGGTGCTCGACTTCCCCACGCGCACAGCCGAACACGCCATGATTCCCCGCGCGCGAGTCGACGCGGTGACGGCCGCCGAGCCCGCGGCAGAGGTGCTGGCGAAGATGGCGGTCGGCCACACCCGCTACCCGGTCACCGGAACGTCGCCCGACGACGTGGTGGGCGTGGTGCACCTGCACGACCTGCTCGGGGCCGCGCCCACCGTCACCGCCGGCGCGCTCTGCCGGCCCGCCGTGATCGTGGCGACCACGCAACCGCTGCCCGGCGTCCTGGAGGCGCTGACGGATGCGGGGCAGGAGATGGCGCTCGTCATCGACGAATACGGCGGCTTCGCCGGCATCCTGACCGTCGAGGACATGGCCGAGGAACTCGTCGGTGAGATCGCCGACGAGCACGACGCCGAGCTCGACGGCGGCGGCATCACTCCGCTCGGAGACGGCTGGTCGATCCGCGGCGACGTGCACCTCGACGAGGTTGCGCGAACCCTGGGCCTGGACCTGCCCGAGGGTGACTACGAGACGTTGGCGGGGCTGGTGATCGCGACGTTCGGCACCCTGCCCGCCGTCGGCGATCGCGTCGCCGTCCCGCTGCAGCGCGCCGCCGCCGACCTGGTCCACGGAACGACCGCCGTCGATCGCACCCTGCTCGCCGAGGTCACGTCGGTGGAACACTACGTCCCCGCGTCGGTGCTGGTGCGGCTGCGCACCCCGGCGGACGCGAAGGCCGACGATGAGTAG
- a CDS encoding ANTAR domain-containing protein yields the protein MSECPDRRAPAENTRRPQRGRDIFGTERELTDFLAHRTIIDQAKGMLMLVYDVDARKAFEVLRRRSQETNVKLWQLAQQLLDDVPRATRAETPALRAICDHLLLTAHERVRPSQSPSED from the coding sequence ATGTCCGAGTGCCCGGACCGCAGGGCTCCGGCCGAGAACACCAGACGACCGCAGCGAGGTCGCGACATCTTCGGCACCGAACGCGAGCTCACCGACTTCCTCGCCCACCGCACGATCATCGACCAGGCCAAGGGCATGCTGATGCTCGTCTACGACGTCGACGCTCGCAAGGCCTTCGAGGTCCTGCGGCGGAGGTCGCAGGAGACCAACGTCAAGCTGTGGCAGCTCGCGCAGCAACTCCTCGACGACGTGCCGCGCGCCACCCGGGCGGAGACGCCGGCGCTGCGCGCGATCTGCGACCACCTGCTGCTGACCGCCCACGAGCGGGTCCGGCCGTCCCAAAGCCCTTCTGAGGACTGA
- a CDS encoding 1-acyl-sn-glycerol-3-phosphate acyltransferase, which translates to MTVRSTADDLFNWAREQVASRVPRADLDQRDPDYIRDMLPGTWLLASLYFRADVRGMHRIPADKPVLLVGNHSGGNVPPDTAIFTLAFCSYFGVERPFYQLAHNLVVTAPGLSWLRKFGTVAANSENARMALQAGRASALLVYPGGDYEVFRPSWERNVVDFGGRMGYVQLAREAGVPIVPIASVGGQETALFLDRGQWLAKLLRVDKLLRLKSVPISLALPWGVNVSDLALHFPLPAKITIEVQDPIDVDGDDETVNAAVLASLQSAVDRLAAERKFPVIG; encoded by the coding sequence ATGACGGTGCGATCGACCGCGGACGACCTCTTCAACTGGGCGCGCGAACAGGTGGCGTCACGCGTGCCGCGCGCCGATCTCGATCAGCGCGACCCCGACTACATCCGCGACATGCTGCCCGGCACATGGCTGCTCGCGTCGCTGTACTTCCGTGCCGACGTGCGCGGCATGCACCGGATACCCGCCGACAAGCCAGTTCTGTTGGTGGGCAACCACAGTGGCGGCAACGTGCCGCCCGACACGGCGATCTTCACCCTGGCCTTCTGTTCCTACTTCGGCGTCGAGCGGCCCTTCTACCAGCTGGCCCACAACCTCGTGGTCACCGCTCCGGGGCTGAGTTGGCTGCGCAAGTTCGGCACGGTCGCGGCCAACTCGGAGAACGCCCGCATGGCGCTGCAGGCCGGCCGGGCGAGCGCGCTGCTCGTCTATCCCGGTGGCGACTACGAGGTGTTCCGGCCGTCGTGGGAGCGCAACGTCGTCGACTTCGGCGGCCGCATGGGGTACGTGCAGCTGGCCCGCGAAGCCGGTGTGCCGATCGTCCCGATCGCCAGCGTCGGCGGTCAGGAGACCGCACTGTTCCTCGATCGCGGCCAGTGGCTCGCCAAGCTGCTGCGCGTCGACAAGCTGCTCCGCCTCAAGAGCGTGCCCATCTCCCTGGCGCTGCCGTGGGGCGTCAACGTCAGCGACCTGGCATTGCACTTCCCCCTGCCGGCGAAGATCACCATCGAGGTGCAGGACCCGATCGACGTCGACGGCGACGACGAGACGGTCAACGCCGCCGTCCTGGCGAGCCTGCAATCCGCCGTCGACCGTCTCGCGGCCGAGCGCAAGTTTCCGGTGATCGGCTGA
- a CDS encoding SRPBCC family protein, whose translation MRVERELIVKADRHAVWDVVSDPSRYPEFMRNLERWDTVTDGPADIGSRYTVHWRIGAAPVGGVIELVEYDDARDLAWLAITGVSQRGRFRLRDAGAGSTKVTFRLTYQSPGGVLGLLADRIAAGQVGRTLAASLADLRALVES comes from the coding sequence ATGCGGGTCGAACGCGAGCTGATCGTGAAGGCCGATCGCCACGCCGTGTGGGACGTCGTCAGCGACCCCAGCCGCTACCCCGAGTTCATGCGCAACCTGGAACGCTGGGACACCGTCACCGACGGCCCCGCCGACATCGGCTCCCGCTACACGGTCCACTGGAGGATCGGTGCCGCCCCGGTCGGCGGCGTCATCGAACTCGTCGAGTACGACGACGCCCGCGATCTGGCGTGGCTGGCCATCACCGGCGTCAGCCAGCGCGGCCGCTTCCGGCTGCGCGACGCCGGCGCGGGCAGCACCAAGGTCACCTTCCGGCTGACCTACCAGTCACCGGGCGGCGTCCTCGGACTGCTCGCCGATCGCATCGCCGCGGGACAGGTCGGCCGCACGCTGGCCGCCAGCCTCGCCGACCTGCGGGCACTCGTCGAGTCCTGA
- a CDS encoding TIGR03619 family F420-dependent LLM class oxidoreductase, whose translation METGMKLSVALSNDENVIGPELIVEQARVADRLGYAGVWLPDHLLPPEPYGEVYGGVYEPLILLSYVAAVTTRVVLGTTVIIAPLREPVLLAKQLATLERLAPGRIVFGLGVGWEEREFDALGVPFAERGARTDEMIDLINAWHRGESTSASRFFGSGAGVFEPRPTAPIAVMVGGMTGPALRRVARVADRWQAFGIPPEEFRSRREELDRLTQPRRVSAGIMLSRRDGDEPVAELLDLLHGYERAGADEVTIHFGPSAQTSAPMTELMDRWRSDHRY comes from the coding sequence ATGGAGACCGGCATGAAGCTGAGTGTGGCGTTGTCCAACGACGAGAACGTCATCGGCCCCGAGCTCATCGTGGAGCAGGCGCGTGTGGCGGATCGATTGGGCTACGCGGGGGTGTGGTTGCCCGACCACCTGCTCCCGCCGGAGCCCTACGGTGAGGTGTACGGCGGCGTCTACGAGCCCTTGATCCTGCTGTCTTACGTGGCCGCGGTGACGACCCGGGTCGTACTGGGAACGACGGTCATCATCGCGCCGCTGCGGGAGCCGGTGCTGCTGGCCAAACAGCTTGCGACACTGGAGCGCCTAGCGCCCGGGCGAATCGTGTTCGGCCTCGGGGTCGGCTGGGAAGAGCGCGAGTTCGACGCCCTCGGCGTCCCCTTCGCCGAGCGGGGTGCACGCACTGACGAGATGATCGACCTCATCAATGCGTGGCACCGCGGTGAATCAACTAGCGCCAGCCGGTTCTTCGGATCGGGCGCCGGCGTGTTCGAGCCTCGGCCCACCGCCCCGATCGCCGTGATGGTCGGAGGTATGACGGGACCCGCGCTACGCCGGGTGGCTCGCGTCGCCGACCGCTGGCAGGCGTTCGGCATCCCGCCGGAGGAATTCCGTTCCCGGCGCGAGGAATTGGATCGTTTGACGCAGCCGCGCCGGGTATCGGCCGGCATCATGCTTTCCCGACGCGATGGTGACGAGCCCGTCGCTGAGCTGCTCGACCTGTTGCACGGGTACGAGCGGGCAGGTGCCGACGAGGTGACGATCCACTTTGGGCCCAGCGCGCAGACGTCTGCGCCGATGACGGAATTGATGGACCGTTGGCGGAGCGATCACCGGTACTGA
- a CDS encoding MerR family transcriptional regulator: MSRSTPGPSLSIGELSKRSGASARMLRYYEQQGLLRPVRADNGYRRYFPDSVTTVAQIRGLLDAGLPTDTIRQILPCASGHEPTIEPCPEILSALAREMNRLDDRIEHLQTSRIALDRYLSRLRGALTTD; encoded by the coding sequence ATGTCAAGGTCAACCCCAGGCCCGTCGCTCTCGATCGGCGAGTTGTCGAAACGATCGGGCGCCTCGGCCCGAATGTTGCGTTACTACGAGCAGCAGGGGCTGCTACGACCGGTCCGTGCCGACAACGGTTATCGCCGGTACTTCCCGGACAGCGTGACGACCGTGGCCCAGATCCGCGGACTGCTCGACGCCGGCCTGCCGACCGACACCATCCGTCAGATCCTGCCCTGCGCGTCCGGTCACGAACCCACCATCGAACCCTGTCCCGAGATCCTGAGTGCCCTTGCGCGCGAGATGAATCGACTCGACGACCGCATCGAACACCTACAGACCAGCCGTATTGCGCTCGACCGTTATCTCAGCAGACTGCGCGGGGCGCTGACCACGGACTGA
- a CDS encoding CocE/NonD family hydrolase → MGASAYVGRVGGLAVALGIGAAVFLGHGVAAADTTGSSGSTTSSSSGSGQSSTKSTTAGAAASNKASDTASDKASKDTTKTASGSSDSTPAASDATTNAAGSTATVTKPKKKSSTATQSAKTDHDAGAKATTSSPPTSSSKSESTSASTPTVTVHGATTTSTAADDGSASKTTAPKTAAPKTIAPKTTATTVDVAETPTTTATAEVTPTAAPTAPADTVAAVVSQAVSALLSPLAGDKPTSPVESPLSWVAVAAARKELGTDTPAVTEVADIATTSAVVTPTAATTAAIAPPVNVVAIPQVPLLTALGLQRVPIIGQLFVTPIVAFVNSIPIVGDILHPIFGYPLQAGLPAGSPQPEDVRIISFDGTQINVHFMPAAGLLAGQQAPTILEGPGLGMPGATNLNGTPLDGIIEDNLGQIGIGTLRDAGYNVVTWDPRGEYFSGGQLELDSPDYEARDVSSIISWVAQQPEAKLDGPNDPRLGMVGVSYGGGIQLVTAAIDHRIDAIVPTIAWNTLNDALYPNQDFKSGWGTLLTAALLATFARPDPAVYPAAVYGDLTTMLTQAQQDLLAARGPGGALDLVSQITAPTLLFQGTVDTLFPLAEADLNAKDLIAAGVPTKVVWFCGGHGVCTNNVFDPTDGQVIQQETLAWLARYVMGNTAVSTGPQFQWVDQRGQYYSSNVYPVPTGAPIVATSTTPSTLPIVPLLGGSGPLLGVLPIGGTQAFNAINLRVPAATTTTYVVGAPQLTLTYSGVGVSRFVYAQLVDDSTGEVLGNQVTPIPVTLNGKTQTVSMPLNMVAATLRPGQSVTLQLVASSADFETALALGALTVSSMTLSLPTADPSAVTTTVV, encoded by the coding sequence ATGGGTGCATCGGCGTACGTGGGGCGAGTCGGCGGGTTGGCAGTGGCACTCGGAATCGGAGCCGCGGTCTTCCTCGGGCACGGAGTCGCCGCGGCCGACACCACGGGTAGCTCCGGGTCGACCACCTCGTCCTCGTCGGGGTCCGGCCAGTCGTCGACGAAGTCCACGACCGCAGGTGCGGCGGCGTCGAACAAGGCGTCGGACACCGCCTCGGACAAGGCGTCGAAGGACACGACCAAGACCGCCTCGGGATCCAGTGACTCCACGCCGGCGGCATCGGACGCGACCACCAATGCCGCGGGCTCCACGGCCACCGTCACGAAGCCGAAGAAGAAATCCTCCACCGCAACGCAATCGGCGAAGACCGACCATGACGCGGGCGCCAAGGCCACCACGTCGTCGCCCCCGACGTCGTCGTCGAAATCGGAGTCGACGTCGGCTTCGACACCGACGGTCACCGTCCATGGCGCAACGACGACGAGCACCGCGGCAGACGATGGTTCCGCCTCGAAGACCACCGCGCCGAAGACCGCCGCGCCGAAGACCATCGCGCCGAAGACCACCGCGACGACGGTCGACGTCGCCGAAACGCCGACGACCACTGCGACCGCCGAGGTGACGCCCACGGCTGCGCCGACGGCCCCGGCCGACACGGTGGCAGCCGTCGTGTCGCAGGCGGTCAGCGCGCTGTTGAGCCCACTGGCAGGCGACAAGCCCACGTCCCCGGTGGAATCGCCGCTGTCGTGGGTCGCCGTGGCGGCGGCGCGCAAGGAGCTCGGCACCGACACCCCCGCCGTCACCGAGGTCGCCGATATCGCCACGACGTCTGCCGTCGTCACCCCGACCGCCGCGACCACCGCCGCGATCGCACCCCCGGTGAACGTCGTCGCCATCCCACAGGTACCCCTCCTGACGGCCCTCGGACTGCAGCGGGTGCCGATCATCGGGCAGTTGTTCGTGACGCCCATCGTGGCGTTCGTCAACTCGATCCCCATCGTCGGCGACATCCTGCACCCCATCTTCGGCTACCCGCTGCAGGCAGGACTTCCGGCGGGCAGCCCCCAGCCGGAGGACGTCCGGATCATCTCGTTCGACGGGACCCAGATCAACGTCCACTTCATGCCTGCCGCCGGATTGCTGGCCGGGCAGCAGGCGCCGACCATCCTCGAGGGACCCGGGCTGGGCATGCCGGGCGCGACCAACCTGAACGGCACGCCGCTGGACGGCATCATCGAGGACAATCTGGGTCAGATCGGCATCGGGACGCTGCGCGACGCCGGCTACAACGTCGTCACGTGGGATCCGCGCGGAGAGTACTTCTCGGGTGGCCAGCTCGAACTCGACTCGCCCGACTACGAGGCGCGCGACGTGTCGTCGATCATCAGCTGGGTGGCCCAGCAGCCCGAGGCGAAGCTCGACGGTCCCAACGATCCACGCCTCGGCATGGTGGGCGTGTCGTACGGCGGGGGCATCCAATTGGTCACTGCCGCAATCGATCACCGCATCGACGCCATCGTCCCCACCATTGCGTGGAACACGTTGAACGACGCGCTCTATCCGAACCAGGACTTCAAGAGCGGGTGGGGAACGCTGCTCACCGCCGCCCTGCTGGCCACGTTCGCCCGGCCGGACCCGGCGGTGTATCCGGCCGCCGTCTACGGAGACCTGACGACCATGCTGACCCAGGCGCAGCAGGACCTCCTCGCGGCGAGGGGTCCCGGGGGCGCGCTCGATCTGGTCAGCCAGATCACGGCGCCGACCCTGCTCTTCCAGGGCACCGTCGACACGTTGTTCCCGCTGGCCGAAGCCGACCTGAACGCCAAGGACCTGATCGCTGCGGGCGTGCCCACCAAGGTGGTGTGGTTTTGCGGGGGCCACGGCGTGTGCACCAACAACGTGTTCGACCCGACGGATGGTCAGGTGATTCAGCAGGAGACCCTGGCCTGGCTGGCGCGCTACGTCATGGGCAACACTGCGGTGTCGACCGGACCGCAGTTTCAGTGGGTCGACCAGCGCGGCCAGTACTACTCGTCGAACGTCTACCCGGTGCCGACCGGCGCCCCGATCGTGGCGACGAGCACCACGCCGAGCACCCTTCCGATCGTGCCCCTGCTCGGCGGATCGGGGCCGCTCCTGGGCGTCCTGCCGATCGGTGGCACCCAAGCCTTCAACGCCATCAACCTGCGGGTTCCGGCCGCCACGACGACCACCTACGTCGTCGGCGCGCCGCAACTCACGCTCACCTATTCGGGCGTCGGCGTGAGCCGCTTCGTCTACGCCCAGCTGGTCGACGACAGCACCGGGGAGGTGCTCGGCAATCAGGTCACGCCGATACCGGTCACCCTGAACGGCAAGACGCAGACGGTCAGCATGCCGCTGAACATGGTGGCCGCCACCCTGCGGCCGGGGCAGAGCGTGACGCTGCAGCTGGTGGCGTCCTCGGCGGACTTCGAGACGGCCTTGGCGCTGGGCGCGCTGACCGTGTCGAGCATGACGCTGTCGCTACCGACGGCCGACCCGTCCGCCGTCACGACGACCGTGGTGTAG
- a CDS encoding helix-turn-helix domain-containing protein — translation MKTVIVTSATANKPPAARKKGVKTAAARRSGVDHRTARAKRQAALTAEQQQTYDQAYYDAGRAMDLAELVYTARTGAGLTQTQLAAAMKTSQSAVAAWENGARMPGIEARERLAAACGKRLHITITAP, via the coding sequence ATGAAGACCGTGATCGTGACGTCGGCGACCGCCAACAAGCCCCCCGCCGCCAGGAAGAAAGGCGTCAAGACGGCCGCCGCCAGGCGGAGCGGGGTCGATCATCGAACCGCCCGCGCGAAGCGCCAGGCCGCCCTCACTGCCGAGCAGCAGCAGACCTACGACCAGGCCTACTACGACGCCGGCCGGGCGATGGACCTCGCTGAATTGGTCTACACCGCCCGCACCGGCGCCGGCCTTACCCAGACTCAGCTCGCCGCAGCCATGAAGACCAGCCAATCCGCCGTCGCCGCATGGGAAAACGGCGCCCGCATGCCGGGCATCGAGGCTCGCGAAAGGCTCGCTGCCGCTTGCGGCAAGCGCCTCCACATCACCATCACCGCGCCGTGA
- a CDS encoding helix-turn-helix domain-containing protein — MGEAAVGVLLRQWRARRRVSQLGLALDVGVSARHLSFVESGRSRPSAELLIALTDGLNVPLRERNTLLLAAGYAPRYPAHALDDAALRPAREAVQRLLDAHDPYPGVLIDRCWNILAANAAARTLMAGIPAELLGPPTNVYRVCLHPDGLAARTVNFEEWASYLLAQLRRTIAVTGDSTVLALDAEVRAYPNVAHGLDAAGDSAALLVPLVLDVDGRRLSMFTTLTTFGMPLDVTLDELAVELFYPADDVTARLLRDMGEAPGRPG; from the coding sequence ATGGGTGAGGCGGCAGTCGGGGTCCTACTGCGTCAGTGGCGGGCCCGACGCAGGGTCAGCCAACTCGGGTTGGCGCTGGACGTGGGCGTCTCGGCGCGACACCTCAGCTTCGTCGAGTCGGGGCGGTCCAGACCCAGCGCCGAACTCCTGATCGCCCTGACCGATGGACTGAATGTCCCCTTGCGCGAACGCAATACGCTGCTGTTGGCCGCCGGCTACGCCCCGCGTTACCCCGCCCACGCGCTCGACGACGCCGCATTGCGACCCGCGCGCGAGGCCGTTCAGCGTCTGCTCGACGCACACGACCCCTACCCGGGCGTCCTCATCGACCGCTGCTGGAACATCCTGGCGGCCAACGCGGCGGCGAGGACGCTGATGGCGGGAATTCCGGCGGAGCTGTTGGGTCCGCCGACCAACGTCTACCGCGTGTGCTTGCACCCGGACGGGCTCGCCGCACGGACCGTCAACTTCGAGGAGTGGGCGTCCTACCTACTGGCCCAGCTGCGACGCACCATCGCGGTCACCGGTGACTCGACGGTGCTGGCTCTCGATGCCGAGGTGCGTGCCTACCCGAACGTGGCACACGGCCTCGATGCGGCGGGTGACAGCGCAGCGCTACTGGTTCCGCTCGTGCTCGACGTCGATGGACGACGACTGTCCATGTTCACCACCCTGACGACGTTCGGCATGCCGCTCGACGTCACGCTCGATGAGCTGGCCGTCGAATTGTTCTATCCCGCAGACGATGTCACGGCTCGACTGCTGCGCGACATGGGTGAGGCGCCGGGCCGTCCCGGCTAG